Proteins encoded within one genomic window of Cyprinus carpio isolate SPL01 chromosome B22, ASM1834038v1, whole genome shotgun sequence:
- the zgc:172076 gene encoding zgc:172076: MWKREKMWMIKPPTEHPKESKYRPVLESLLPRDPMSRFNLKRGSPKDEFPNLDRNYTLMGRILSLHMYTRQFNRATESGVIFDDIIRPGLEDPGQPTGARAVGCLAGDAQSYILFCDFFDRIIESYHGYKVTTDIVQESDFNYDNLKGGDDFDQAYAMSCEVTAGRSIEDYCFPTHCSRGERRQLFTLAKTVLEQLGEDLPGKLYSIDELSHESEGRRVVMDSPPLSLIKIGVARDWPDARALWLSEDGTLAIWVNMEDHVKLVSYRSDACLQEAFKTICINVLKLETLYKKLRHPFIWKPHLGWVVSSPAEVGTGLKASVTVNLLHLAENKRLDDILDRLRLQMEATGCPGIYKISNLQTIGFNEVELTQLVVDGVKLLIRMEKRLENNGGIDDLVPAQK, translated from the exons ATGTGGAAACGAGAAAAAATGTGGATGATTAAGC CACCTACTGAGCACCCAAAGGAGTCAAAATACAGGCCTGTGCTGGAG AGTTTACTCCCCCGTGACCCAATGAGCAGGTTTAATCTGAAGAGAGGCTCCCCTAAAGACGAGTTCCCAAACCTGGACAGAAACTACACCCTGATGGGCCGGATCCTCAGCCTGCACATGTACACGCGACAGTTCAACCGGGCAACTGAAAGCGGGGTCATTTTTGATGATATCATACGCCCCGGACTTGAGGATCCGG GTCAGCCCACAGGAGCGAGAGCAGTGGGCTGTTTAGCAGGGGATGCTCAGTCATATATCCTGTTCTGTGACTTCTTTGACCGTATTATCGAGTCTTACCATGGCTACAAGGTCACCACTGACATTGTTCAAGAGAGCGACTTCAATTATGACAACCtgaag gGTGGTGATGACTTTGATCAAGCATATGCTATGAGTTGTGAGGTGACTGCAGGCCGCAGCATTGAGGACTACTGCTTCCCTACACACTGCAGCAGAGGAGAGCGCAGACAGCTCTTCACACTGGCCAAAACAG ttttagagCAGCTGGGCGAGGATCTGCCTGGAAAGCTTTACTCCATAGATGAACTCAGCCATGAGAGTGAAGGTCGCAGGGTTGTGATGGACTCTCCACCATTGTCTTTGATAAAGATCGGTGTGGCTCGTGACTGGCCCGATGCAAGGGCCCTGTG GTTAAGTGAGGACGGGACCCTGGCTATTTGGGTGAACATGGAAGACCATGTGAAACTGGTTTCTTACAGAAGTGATGCCTGTTTACAAGAGGCATTTAAAACGATCTGCATCAATGTGCTGAAG CTGGAGACACTATATAAGAAACTGAGACATCCATTTATCTGGAAGCCTCACTTGGGCTGGGTGGTCAGCTCACCTGCAGAGGTCGGCACAGGCCTGAAGGCAAGCGTCACAGTGAATCTGCTGCATCTCGCCGAGAACAAACGCCTGGACGACATCCTGGACAGACTACGACTTCAGATGGAAGCAACTG GCTGTCCTGGCATCTACAAAATCAGCAACCTGCAGACCATTGGTTTTAATGAAGTGGAGCTGACCCAGCTAGTAGTGGATGGGGTCAAACTTCTCATCCGAATGGAGAAAAGACTGGAAAACAATGGTGGCATAGATGATCTGGTACCTGCTCAGAAGTGA
- the LOC109047368 gene encoding TNF receptor-associated factor 5-like → MAAEENECPGLSRQNSELMRSWELEALLTNRTLRFVLRLEQQFICPSCGGIVLNPHQTGCGHIFCARCVRAYIENGGSSKCPLDSIPIKPEEIFQDNCCKRELLNLEIYCTNAPDCTQRVTLCDLQDHLKACQYERIRCSNVGCSDTVLRRNLLEHQRNVCSFRLESCHHCRQSFPASQLLVHQKTSCLEIEIPCPNKCLQMIKRHKLQAHADECLEVETDCIYKSYGCTFRGKRGKVQVHENSEFSSHVRLVLESNTKLEKQVEQLQQDMFVQQGALKDKNLVFSNLDRDITLCDNTLTTLQRSVEEQRVRICSVQRELRDLRGVLGSELSEELPSLRASLDSLRQQVAVTESLREHLGALEQTCQRHTRLLDIHVEQLQCNEQRFRQLESTSFDGKLIWKVRDYWHQKEAGTPLNSTPFYTSRSGYKLSVRAYLGGYNSGRGTHLSLYITIMRGDFDSLLPWPFRQNITLTLLDQSGSRNHVSNTFTPDTNSDSFHRPTSDANVATGFPRFISQGDLEAPRNAVYVRDDTLFIKVKVDTTGLEDL, encoded by the exons ATGGCCGCAGAGGAGAACGAGTGTCCCGGCTTGTCCCGGCAGAACTCCGAGCTCATGAGGTCATGGGAGCTGGAAGCCCTTCTGACCAATCGCACGCTGCGCTTCGTGTTGCGCTTAGAGCAGCAGTTCATCTGCCCGTCCTGCGGCGGGATCGTCCTGAACCCTCACCAGACGGGCTGCGGGCACATCTTCTGCGCTCGGTGCGTGAGGGCGTACAT TGAAAATGGGGGAAGTTCGAAATGTCCCTTAGACAGCATTCCTATAAAGCCAGAGGAG ATTTTTCAAGACAACTGCTGCAAACGGGAACTGCTAAACTTAGAGATCTACTGCACCAACGCCCCAGACTGCACACAGAGGGTTACCCTATGTGACCTTCAG GATCATCTAAAAGCATGCCAGTATGAGCGGATTCGATGTTCAAATGTAGGGTGCAGCGACACTGTGTTACGCAGAAACCTGCTGGAGCATCAGAGGAACGTCTGCTCCTTCCGCCTGGAGTCCTGCCATCACTGCCGACAGTCGTTCCCCGCGTCTCAGCTGCTG GTCCATCAGAAGACCTCATGCCTGGAAATAGAAATCCCGTGTCCCAACAAGTGTCTTCAGATGATCAAAAGACACAAG CTGCAAGCTCATGCTGACGAGTGTCTCGAAGTGGAGACTGACTGCATTTATAAAAGCTACGGCTGCACATTCAGA GGGAAAAGAGGGAAAGTGCAAGTTCACGAAAACTCAGAGTTCAGTTCCCATGTGCGGCTCGTTCTGGAAAGCAACACCAAACTTGAGAAACAG GTGGAGCAGCTGCAGCAGGATATGTTTGTTCAGCAGGGAGCGCTGAAGGACAAAAATCTTGTGTTCAGTAATCTGGACCGGGATATCACTCTGTGTGACAACACTCTTACTACCTTACAG AGGTCTGTGGAGGAGCAGCGAGTGCGGATCTGCAGCGTTCAGCGTGAACTGAGGGATCTGCGGGGCGTTCTGGGCTCTGAACTGAGCGAAGAGCTCCCGAGCCTTCGGGCATCGCTGGACTCCCTCAGACAGCAGGTGGCCGTCACTGAAAGCCTCAGGGAACACCTGG GTGCGTTAGAGCAGACGTGTCAGCGTCACACCCGCTTGTTAGACATCCACGTGGAGCAGCTGCAGTGTAACGAGCAGCGTTTCCGCCAGCTGGAATCCACTTCCTTTGACGGGAAGCTCATCTGGAAAGTGCGTGACTACTGGCACCAGAAAGAGGCCGGCACCCCGCTCAACTCGACCCCTTTCTACACCAGCCGTAGCGGCTACAAGCTAAGTGTGCGGGCTTACCTCGGCGGGTACAACTCAGGGAGAGGCACTCACCTGTCGCTCTACATCACGATAATGCGCGGAGACTTCGACTCGCTCCTACCGTGGCCGTTCAGACAGAACATAACCTTAACACTGCTGGACCAAAGCGGCTCGAGGAACCACGTGAGCAACACTTTCACCCCCGATACCAACAGCGATAGCTTCCATCGGCCAACATCTGATGCTAATGTGGCCACAGGTTTCCCGAGATTCATATCCCAAGGCGATCTGGAGGCCCCCCGAAATGCCGTTTATGTGAGAGACGACACACTGTTCATCAAAGTAAAGGTGGACACAACTGGATTAGAGGACTTGTAG